The Candidatus Woesearchaeota archaeon genomic interval CCAGTATTGGATGCAAGCTTTAATTATAACCAAAGAATGAGGCTCGTAAGCGAGCAAAAAATAATCGACGGAACAACATTCAGCACATCTTACTCTTATGATGCAATGGACAGGCTTATATCAAAAACCTTGCCAGATAGTTCCACAATAAGCTATTCTTATGATGCGCAAGGCCAGCTTAAGTCAATCAACAACATCCTGTCAGACATAGACTACAATGAACTGGACCAGCCCATACAAAAAGTTTACAATAATGGTTTAACAACTAATTTTCAATATGATCAAAATAATCATAGGTTGGCAAGGTTAACTACAAGCAATATTCAAGATTTGTCTTATAGCTATGATTATATTGGCAACGTAGTTAAAATAGCAGATTATGTGCATAATAAAACAAGTTCATTCCGGTATGATGAATTAGATAGGTTAACTGGTGCTGAAAGTTATTCTGGCACAGCATCATTAACAAGCACATCATCATCCCAATTATTTCAATCTGATTTTGAAACAAGCAATAGCTTAGCAAATTGGTTCAAAGGCGGAATGTTGTCAGCAAGCCTTTCAAGCGCTTCGCCAACTCCGGTAAATGGAAGTTATTCCTTGGCAGTCAGCAGATCCGGTGGAAACCTTTACGATACTTATATGAATTTTACAGCTCAAAATGCAGGAGTCATAACACTAGAAACAAAAATACTTCCAAGGGGCAATTGGTATTATGGATTTTCAGATGCTTCAAGTTATCCTTTGCAGGGAAAATGTTATGAATTTAGCTGTGATGCAAATAACAAGTGGTATTTTTATGATGGCTCCAATTCCATTGATTTAGGCGTTTATGGGTGTCAGGACAAATGGTGGCAGATTAAATTCCAAGTAAACTTAAGCAACTCTGCTACCAATGTCGGGGATTGTAGCATTTGGATAAATGGCACAGCTATATTGCACAAGGATTGTCATACAAGCAATTCGATTTATTGCGATAAAGTTTCAGCATGGTTCAGTTATCATGCCGATACACAAACGAGCTATTATGATGATACGCGGATTTATGTTGAAAATAAAAGTAGCATTCCGCAAAATGTTTCAAAGATTACAGAAGAAGAATTCAACATTACATACAATTATGACAGCATTGGCAATATAATCAAATTAGTCTCAAAATATCACAATATCTTGTTCCTCTATAGCGGAAGCCCTGTGCATGCCCCTGCCAGCACCATATATCAAAATATGACTATAGAACAATTCAGCCTCAAAGACAACTTTGGCAATGCTGTAGCCAGATTTGATGTTTTGGGTAATTTATGGCTAAAAGGAACCTTACAGCAAATCTCAGGTTATACGGCAACAAACAATGATGAATTCAGATTTCAAAACAGAAACGGCAATGATGTTGCAATAATAGACTTAATTAACGGCAAGATGTATATTCGTGGCACTTTATTTGAAAAACAAAACAGTTTAATCCCAACAGATTACAATTTCATAATAAAAGATGGCAATGACCAAGTAGTTGCATTTATTGATGAATCAGGCAATATACTCCTTAAAGGAACATTAAGTACAGGTTAATAAAAATATTTGGAGGCAATAAAAATGAAAAAAACATCAAACATGAAAAACAAAATAAAAATATTGTTTGTAGCCATTTTAATGCTGGCCTCAGCATTGCTGATCAGCGCAGGAGACATCATTTTTAAGGCCGGAAACTTGGATGTCAGCCAGGATTTATTGGCTAACAGAATAGGGATAGGAACAACCAGCCCCGGTAATAAGCTGCATGTTGTTGGCGGTGATGAGGTTGTACTGCGGGTGCAGAAGTATCCAAGCGGCACTGAAGCCGTCAGCGTGGAAGGAGGATACATCTATCTTTATGGCGGCGATTACGGATTTGGGACTGGAGACAATAGTGAGTTTACTTTTAGGGTAAACAAAATAGAGAAGATGAGGATAGCAAGAAACGGCAATTTAGGCATTGGAACTGTAAGCCCAACAGAAAAATTAGAGGTTGCCGGCAATATCAAGGGAACTGGGTTATGCATTGGAACTGATTGCAGAACATCATGGCCTTCCGGAGGCAGCAGTCAGTGGACAACAAGCGGCTCTAGTGTTTATTACAGCACAGGCAGCATTGGCATTGGAACAACAAGTCCCGGCAATAAGTTGCACGTCGTAGGCGGGGATGAAGTTGTGCTTAGGGTTGCAAAGACTCCATCAGGAACAGAAGCAATCAGGGTTGACGGAGGCTACATTTATCTCTATGGCGGCGCTTATGGGTTTGGAACTGGTGACAATAATGATTTTACTTTTAGGACCAATGCAGTTGAGAAAATGAGATTAACAGCTAATGGTAATTTAGGTGTTGGAACTGCAAACCCAACAGAAAAACTGCAGGTAGCAGGAGCAATCAAAGCTACAGAGTTCAAGACAGGCGACATCACTTTCAACAAGGATGACAAGCCGGTATGGAGAATGTTTGAGGACGATAATGGCTTGTATGCAGAAAGCCTGACAATAGGAAAGAAATACAGATTTGTTTTGGAAGAGTTGACTGAAAAATAGATAACAAATATATTAGTACATGTGTTTTTGCCTATTGCAATGATTTTAAAATTAATTAAATAGAAATTGGTGAAAATAAGAAAAATAAAAAGTTAAATACCGCCGCCAGATCCACCACTCTTATTTGCTGCTCCGCCATTATTGGAGTTCTTAATGACGATTCCAGTTCCTACTGTTGCAATGGTCTCTAATTTATTTTCCCATGCTCCTTTTGCTTCGTCGATGACTGTTCCTATGACATATTCGCCTATTTTTAATACGCCTTTTGTCTTGTAATTATCCCAGTCTTCAAGCTTATTTGTCAAGCCATAAAGAGTTTCCGGTATAACACGGAAAGGAAAAGATAATACTCCCCCTACAATGCCCATCAATCCATTTTCTTCAAATTGCTTGTCAATGGTTTTCCCTACTCCGGTATCCATAGTTCCAGAATCTTCACCAGCCACACTTAAAACATCAACTCCATTTGGAAAGTCCCCGCCATTGCTTTCTGCTTTGACAGCAGTTGTTGTTACCGCATATCCCAAACTTAAACCACCAATTAAACCTAAAAATCCTTTATAAAGTCTGTTCATTTTTATTGCCTCCTTGTAAATTTGTTTTAAATCAATAAAGTATCTATTACAAATACTGCCTTATATTTAAATCTTTCGGTTTTGTAACCATTTGAGAGTGAATATATGGAAAGGTTTAAATAGCTAAATTGATTACTGAGTAAAATGTGAATGGGGGCAGAGATACCATGAGATCGATAAATAAAGAAGCAGATTATGTGCCTGTATTTGGCGATCAGGGAAAGGAAGCTATAACCTCGCTTCGACAAACAGCTGGCTGTTTTAAAGTATATGAAGTAAATCCTGCAATAGGCTGTGATTTTGGTTGCACGTATTGTTCTATGTATGGCCAAGAAAGCGAATTACGACATATGCCTGTAAAAGTATTCATGGATTATCCGAAGTACCTCGAACAGTTTATTGCTGAGAACAGAAATACAAATGGCTTAATATTTAATTTTACGCCAAAGAGCGATGCCTTTTGCAATGCTTTAATAGACTCTGGCGTTACACAACGAATGTTCGATGTTTTCATTAAGGCCAGAACAGAATTTTACATTTTAACAAAATCAGGCATTCCGCGAAAAGATGTTCAAGAAAAATTGATTCAAGCAAAAGATCTTGTTCAGATTATAATCTCTGCTGGTTTGCCAAATGAGGAATATAGGGCAATTCTTGAGCCGAACACGCCACCTATTGAGGAAAGAATGGCGTTTGGAAAATTTTGTGCAGAGAATGGAATCCAAACAGCAGGCATTGCTGCGCCTTTCCTTCCATTTTCTATTGAAGGATATACACAATCAGTCATTGATAGGTATGCTGATATTGAAGTAGACCACATTTCAGTGCATTTATTGAAATTATCAGAAATGTGCCTTGAACGGCTATGTAAACAATTACGAGGTTACGGAAACATATTGAAAAAAATCTACGGTAATGAAACTTCAGAAAGCATAGAATGGACTCTGCCAGGAGGTAAAAAAGTTAAACGTTATTATGCGGACAAAGAAATCATAAAAGAGGAACTAAAAAAATTTAAAAAAGCAGCAAAAACAAAAAACATCACATTAAGCACATGTGTTGAAGTTGAAAAATTGATTGAAGACTTGCATTTCAACGATGATGCAAGAAAGAAAGGGATAACTTGCGTTGGTTTTAAAAATAAGAGGTGAAAATAATGCCGCGACTATTTTTTTTGGTAAAAAGTCAGGAAAAAGCAGATTATCTAAAAAGTAACATCCCAAAAATTGTAAATCTAATAAATAGACCACCAAATACAATAGAATTCTATATGCAAGTTGATGAGAAAACTTCAGATGAAAAGGCTTCTATTTTTTTATATGATTTGGAAGAAAGAAGAACTAAAGAGTTTCAGGAGAAGATTATTGGTGGCATTGAAAAAATAACATCTATAAATTCTGTAGAATTAATTTTCATAAAAAAAGAGAACTGGATATTGAAGGAAAGGGTGTGTGAAATTTGCCAGGACTCAAAAATATAAACCAAAAGTTAGACTATTCTGTTGCGGAATCTTATCTAGAGCAGGTTATGTCCACTTTCAAACCTAAAACTGACTATAAAAAATTCATGATCGAAGAAAAGGAATTAGAGGAAAAAGCATTCTCAATCCTAACTTCAAGAGAATTTTGTTATTTAAGCAAGAAATTATCTGAAAAATATAAATCCGGCATAGTTAAAAACATCTCTTTGGCAATCAGTCAAAACAAGCCAATCCAATTTTTTTATGATGTTGGCGGAGGTTATCATGCAAGTTTAGACTTTCATAAGCCAGAATTATGTTTTGATGTTGGCCTGGGGGAATTACTCATATTATATCAAATAAAGAAAGCCACAGATAGAATAGAAGAAATTTATCCCATTGGGTGTAATTTTCATCTTGTTATTGATAATAGATGCTCTCAACTCGCCAATGACGTACCTGTTGAAAAAACAGAACAATATTCTGCTAATTTTAGAGAATTAATAAAAGAGGTCGGCATGAATTCTGTTGTAGATATGATGGTGGAATCAGAACTTTTTAATATTGATCAATATGATATAGAGCATATTACTAGAGAAGAAATCGACAGTTACAAATTAACATTTAAGGAACATGAGAATGTTATTCGTTTTCTTGGTTATGAATGTTCTGAAAAAGAGGCTATACTAAGAATACTGACTTATCAACAACTTATTCAAATTTCTGAGTCATTACTAGGATCAGCAACCTTAGAGGGTGTTAGATTAACCCAAAGATCTACAAATTCAACATTTTGTTTTCGAGCATTTCCTGGTTCAGATTCGAGAATTCAATGCGGTCAGGTTTCCATAGAATACCAAGATAACACTTCAGTTAGGCCTCTCTTATTGACGAGCACAAATTTTGGCGATCATAATACTCATGTAGTACCATTTCCCAGAATATTGCCAAGAGAAGTGGCAAGCATAATAATATCAAACAAAAAAGGCATAAATGAATAATGGATTAACTAACTGCATTGGTGCAATCATCTTAGAAGGCAATGAATTCTATGATATTAATACAGATAAAGCTATGTTAAAATGTAAATCTAAAGCATATGCGCCTCTATTTATGCCTTCTATAGTTGACTTAAGAATAAATGCTGATGAAGATGCTAGATTATGGAAGATATGGTATTGTACACCAAGCATTAAGGTTACAGGAAGAACAAACAAGGATAGTGTAGTTGTTGTTTATGCACATATTCCTAATTACTTTTGTGAACAAGAAAACATAAGACGGGCAATAGATTTGGGATTGATTAATCATGCTGGAAGAGTTCCCCAACAGGAATTCGATAGGCTAGTTAAATTAGATGGCGTGGCAGATTTACAAGGAAATAGATTGGTTTGGGTAGTGGATTATGATAAAATAACTGATGCTCCGTCTGAAGTAATAAGCGTTGATTACGCTTTAGAACATCCACAAACAATCCCTTTTTTGGGAGGTGTGAAAAGAGCAGAAATGTACCTGAAAAAATACAAAGAGGTATATGGTAAAAAAATAGGGGTGTGGTACACCGAAGATAAATATGAACAACCACTAGGCAGACTTTTATTCATAAGCTCCTGTATAGATGGGTTGCTTGGGAGTGTGCTTTTGGGAGGCGGCGGGCGTTTTTTAGGAATCAAATCCGCCAGCAAAACAATTGAGTATGCAATAGAATCATTTAATGTTTCTAGAATAATTAGCTCCACTAAAGAAAAACTTGAATTTGAAATGAAAAACTACATCAAGTTATGTTAGAAAAGCAAATGGAAGGCAAAGGCAACAGGACAAGGATAGAAGCAGACTGTGCTGATGACTGCACTGCCTTAAATTAAATCTTTCGGTTTTGTAACCATTTAGGAGTGAGGATAGAAAGGTTTAAATAGTTAAATAACTTACTCCAAACAAGGTGAATCAAAATGGAAGCAACCATCTGCGTACCGAGAGAGGAATATGTAGAACTTCAATTTTACAAGAAACTAGTAGAAAATAATCTAACTGAAGATGTTTCAGGAGAAGAACTGCAACTGATAGAAGAGGCTAGAACAGAAAAGTCAATGAGCAAAAAAGACTTTTTGGATAAAGCCAAGAAACTGATATAGAATGTTCATTCTTAATTATAAGCCTTCTTTCTATGAAGATCTGGAAAAGATTGTTAAAGACAAAATAATAAGAAAACAAATCATAGATAAAACTTTAGAGCTTGAAAACAGAGCGCCAATCGGGAAAAAACTCAAAGGAAATCCTTTTTGGTCGATTCATGTTAGCAATTTCAGGATAATCTACGAGATGAATGGCAGCAATATAGATTTTTTGAGAATAGTGCCTAGGAAACATGATTATAGAGAAATATAGCTGATAAAAAAGAAACTTTGCTAAAGAAGAATGCGATTCCAATAGGCTGCATAGACAAAGCAATATTTGTTGATTTGGGCAGGGCAGATAAA includes:
- a CDS encoding L-tyrosine/L-tryptophan isonitrile synthase family protein codes for the protein MIEEKELEEKAFSILTSREFCYLSKKLSEKYKSGIVKNISLAISQNKPIQFFYDVGGGYHASLDFHKPELCFDVGLGELLILYQIKKATDRIEEIYPIGCNFHLVIDNRCSQLANDVPVEKTEQYSANFRELIKEVGMNSVVDMMVESELFNIDQYDIEHITREEIDSYKLTFKEHENVIRFLGYECSEKEAILRILTYQQLIQISESLLGSATLEGVRLTQRSTNSTFCFRAFPGSDSRIQCGQVSIEYQDNTSVRPLLLTSTNFGDHNTHVVPFPRILPREVASIIISNKKGINE
- a CDS encoding type II toxin-antitoxin system RelE/ParE family toxin gives rise to the protein MFILNYKPSFYEDLEKIVKDKIIRKQIIDKTLELENRAPIGKKLKGNPFWSIHVSNFRIIYEMNGSNIDFLRIVPRKHDYREI